A genome region from Streptomyces pratensis includes the following:
- a CDS encoding amino acid ABC transporter ATP-binding protein, whose amino-acid sequence MVEIRSVHKSFGPLQVLRGIDLTVRAGEVTVVLGPSGSGKSTLLRTINHLEKVDRGWISVDGTLVGYRRSGDKLYELREREVLRQRTRIGFVFQNFNLFPHLTVLENVIEAPVAALGRPRKDAVAAAEKLLARVGLADKAGAYPKQLSGGQQQRVAIARALALEPKLLLFDEPTSALDPELVGEVLDVIKDLARGGTTMIVVTHEIGFAREVADTVVFMDEGRIVEQGPPADVLDHPVQERTRAFLSKVL is encoded by the coding sequence ATGGTCGAGATCCGTTCCGTGCACAAGAGCTTCGGCCCGCTCCAGGTCCTCCGAGGCATCGACCTGACCGTGCGCGCGGGGGAGGTGACCGTCGTCCTCGGCCCCTCCGGTTCGGGGAAGTCCACACTCCTGCGCACCATCAACCACCTGGAGAAGGTCGACCGGGGCTGGATCAGCGTCGACGGCACCCTGGTCGGCTACCGCAGGTCCGGCGACAAGCTGTACGAGCTGCGCGAGCGCGAGGTGCTGCGCCAGCGGACCCGGATCGGCTTCGTCTTCCAGAACTTCAACCTCTTCCCGCACCTCACCGTCCTCGAGAACGTCATCGAGGCCCCGGTCGCAGCCCTCGGCCGTCCCCGCAAGGACGCCGTGGCCGCGGCGGAGAAGCTCCTGGCCCGTGTCGGGCTCGCCGACAAGGCGGGGGCCTACCCGAAGCAGCTCTCCGGCGGCCAGCAGCAGCGCGTCGCGATCGCCCGCGCTCTCGCCCTGGAACCGAAACTGCTGCTCTTCGACGAGCCGACGTCGGCGCTCGACCCCGAACTCGTGGGTGAGGTGCTCGACGTCATCAAGGACCTGGCCCGCGGGGGCACCACGATGATCGTCGTCACGCACGAGATCGGCTTCGCCCGCGAGGTCGCCGACACCGTCGTCTTCATGGACGAGGGGCGGATCGTCGAGCAGGGCCCGCCCGCCGACGTACTCGACCACCCCGTCCAGGAACGCACCCGCGCCTTCCTCTCCAAGGTCCTCTGA
- a CDS encoding amino acid ABC transporter permease produces MSLTSDPPVHPPAATAAEERAADEYAALKVVPVRHPWRWVAVAATAVLLAQFLNGLVTNPGWEWDVFARFVTTETILHAVWVTLQLTFYGTVIGFALGIVLAFMRLSASPFLRAVSYAYIWAFRSIPLIVQLLFWFNLAYLYKELEFGIPFGPGFVSFDTMNLVGAMSAAVLGLALHQAAYAAEIVRGGVLAVDSGQLEAAAALGIPRLRQLRRIVLPQAMRSILPNAANEIISLFKGTSIVSVMAIGELFYQVQVVYGRNGRVVPLLMVATVWYILLTTVLSVLQHYVERHYAKGAVR; encoded by the coding sequence ATGTCGCTGACCAGCGATCCACCCGTCCACCCACCTGCCGCCACCGCCGCCGAGGAGCGGGCCGCCGACGAGTACGCGGCCCTGAAGGTGGTCCCCGTACGCCACCCCTGGCGCTGGGTGGCCGTCGCGGCCACGGCCGTACTGCTCGCCCAGTTCCTGAACGGCCTGGTCACCAACCCGGGCTGGGAATGGGACGTCTTCGCCCGCTTCGTCACCACCGAGACCATCCTCCACGCCGTCTGGGTCACCCTCCAGCTGACCTTCTACGGCACGGTGATCGGCTTCGCGCTCGGCATCGTCCTGGCCTTCATGCGGCTGTCGGCCAGCCCGTTCCTCAGGGCGGTCTCGTACGCGTACATCTGGGCGTTCCGCTCCATCCCGCTGATCGTCCAGCTGCTCTTCTGGTTCAACCTGGCCTACCTCTACAAGGAGCTCGAATTCGGCATCCCCTTCGGGCCCGGCTTCGTCTCCTTCGACACGATGAACCTGGTCGGCGCGATGAGCGCCGCCGTCCTCGGGCTCGCCCTGCACCAGGCCGCGTACGCGGCGGAGATCGTCCGGGGCGGCGTACTGGCCGTGGACAGCGGCCAGTTGGAGGCGGCCGCCGCACTCGGCATCCCACGGCTGCGGCAGCTGCGGCGCATCGTGCTGCCCCAGGCGATGCGCTCCATCCTTCCGAACGCCGCCAACGAGATCATCTCCCTCTTCAAGGGCACCTCGATCGTCTCCGTCATGGCGATCGGCGAGCTCTTCTACCAGGTCCAGGTCGTCTACGGGCGCAACGGCCGGGTGGTGCCCCTCCTGATGGTCGCCACGGTCTGGTACATCCTCCTGACCACCGTGCTCTCCGTCCTCCAGCACTACGTCGAACGTCACTACGCCAAGGGGGCCGTGCGATGA